A section of the Nitrospira sp. genome encodes:
- a CDS encoding ABC transporter substrate-binding protein: protein MRIAVMILFVINQRTHRLYSMQAWQWSFIFLALSCVFSTPASAAGVEITILKSSDLQAYDEAIEGFKTASPGTAIFVEYDLRGDLERGKQLAQRIRASDSSLVVAVGLKAALAAKFEILDIPILYMMILDPIKHHLTASNMTGVLLEIPSDRQLKMMRSFLPTLHRIGLLYDPEKTSTRLKEAETRASAQDFQVQGFPVTTEKDIPQQLRTLLSESDALWLIPDSTVLTDESIRFILESAVARHVPVIGFSSEFTRLGALLSFSVDYGEVGREAGFLARRLLSGEPPLPLKPIPVQRIRITVNQKTARYLGITIPKELEKLIDEAY, encoded by the coding sequence ATGCGAATAGCTGTCATGATCCTTTTCGTCATCAATCAGCGAACACACCGGTTGTACTCAATGCAAGCCTGGCAGTGGTCGTTCATATTCCTCGCGCTGTCTTGCGTTTTCTCAACTCCCGCGAGCGCCGCAGGCGTCGAAATTACCATCCTAAAATCATCAGATCTTCAAGCGTACGACGAAGCGATCGAAGGATTCAAAACCGCATCGCCTGGAACTGCCATCTTTGTGGAGTACGACTTGCGTGGAGACCTTGAGCGTGGGAAACAGCTTGCCCAGAGGATTCGTGCATCGGACTCTTCCCTCGTCGTCGCTGTCGGCCTCAAGGCGGCGCTGGCTGCTAAATTCGAGATCCTGGATATTCCAATCCTTTACATGATGATTCTCGACCCCATCAAGCATCACCTCACCGCCAGTAACATGACGGGAGTGTTGCTGGAAATTCCGTCAGACCGCCAGCTCAAGATGATGCGCTCATTCTTACCGACCCTGCATCGCATCGGCCTCCTCTATGACCCGGAGAAAACGTCCACAAGACTGAAAGAAGCAGAGACCCGAGCTTCGGCTCAAGACTTTCAGGTACAAGGATTTCCCGTCACAACCGAAAAAGATATCCCGCAACAACTCCGGACGCTCTTGTCTGAGTCGGACGCACTGTGGCTGATTCCCGATTCAACCGTCCTGACAGACGAATCCATCCGATTTATTCTTGAATCAGCGGTAGCCCGTCACGTGCCGGTCATCGGTTTTTCAAGTGAGTTCACACGGCTTGGCGCCCTGCTCAGCTTCTCGGTCGATTACGGCGAAGTCGGCCGAGAAGCCGGATTCCTCGCGAGGCGCCTTCTCAGCGGTGAACCACCACTGCCGCTGAAGCCGATTCCGGTCCAGCGCATCAGAATCACGGTGAATCAAAAGACCGCGCGGTACCTGGGCATCACGATCCCCAAAGAGCTGGAGAAGCTCATTGATGAAGCGTACTGA
- a CDS encoding CHAT domain-containing protein, which produces MKAGGLAFERGAFGDALSHWKQAAELYKSSENIPAQIEALVLSSQASLGLGQSKQALQSLELALGLAQRSGDPMVEAPILGHLGRAYLTTRQLPQASEFLQQASSVAHKQNSSPLLATTLNDLGILLVLQQQDQKALDAFQESVTHAQSTGLSLLAATARTNAARALLRLHQPTESRLALDAALDQLKDLTPPSRNRSLGLIGIALAYQRLLPHLLQEHDALVLRTAGVLQEAASNSEQQGDTRTLSYAIGYLGHLYEIEFRMDEALQLTRRALFIAQSVDTPESLYRWQWQLGRQLAETGQLDQAIASYRQATLTLQPIRREVAQASSDDSFAGQDTVKPLFFELADLLLQRASLSDEDQSVDSDLLAARDAIEAYKTAELRDYFKDDCVEAIRSRLTTFDRLSPDTAVIYPIMFSSRLELLMSLPTGLKRISVPVTADQLTQEIRAFRRVVEKRTTREYLPHAQQLYNWLIRPLEAEISPLTITTLVFVPDSALRTIPLAALHDGSTFLINKFALAMTPGLTLTDPRPLNRDKLRFLTAGLTKSVQGFPPLPYVVDEVQSIQQLYKGDQLMNNAFQTSRLEQELREGRYGGLHIATHGQFSTDVNDSFLLTFDGKLTMQTLDQLIGLFRFRQEPLELLTLSACQTGIGDDRAALGLAGVALKAGARSALATLWFINDEASATLITEFYRQLRNPALSKAVALQRAQIKLLNDRIYGHPAYWSPFLLMNNWL; this is translated from the coding sequence ATGAAAGCAGGAGGTCTTGCCTTTGAACGAGGCGCTTTCGGTGATGCGCTGTCTCATTGGAAACAGGCGGCAGAACTCTACAAGAGTTCCGAAAATATCCCGGCACAGATTGAGGCCTTAGTCCTCTCATCTCAGGCCTCCTTAGGATTAGGGCAATCCAAACAAGCGCTCCAATCCCTGGAACTCGCACTCGGATTGGCGCAGAGGAGCGGCGACCCCATGGTCGAAGCCCCTATCTTGGGACATCTCGGACGAGCCTACTTGACGACGCGTCAGCTCCCGCAAGCATCGGAGTTCCTCCAGCAGGCATCATCCGTCGCGCACAAGCAGAACTCTTCACCGCTCCTCGCAACCACGCTGAACGATCTCGGCATCCTCCTGGTCCTGCAACAGCAAGATCAGAAGGCCCTCGACGCCTTTCAAGAGAGCGTGACCCATGCACAGAGCACCGGCCTTTCCCTCTTGGCCGCCACAGCTCGCACGAACGCTGCACGCGCATTATTGCGACTCCACCAACCGACCGAGAGTCGCCTCGCTCTTGACGCCGCACTCGATCAATTGAAGGACCTGACTCCACCGTCCCGGAATAGATCGCTTGGGCTCATCGGCATCGCCTTGGCCTACCAGCGCCTGCTGCCTCATCTGCTCCAGGAACATGATGCGCTCGTGTTGCGCACGGCCGGAGTGCTCCAGGAAGCTGCCAGCAACTCGGAACAGCAGGGAGACACGAGAACCTTGTCATATGCCATCGGATATCTTGGACATCTCTACGAAATAGAATTTCGCATGGACGAGGCATTGCAGCTCACCAGGCGTGCTCTATTCATCGCACAATCAGTGGATACGCCGGAATCCCTCTATCGCTGGCAATGGCAATTGGGGCGCCAGCTGGCCGAGACGGGGCAGCTGGATCAAGCGATCGCCTCGTACCGGCAAGCAACCCTGACACTTCAACCAATTCGACGTGAGGTGGCACAAGCCTCCTCCGACGATTCCTTTGCTGGGCAGGATACGGTCAAGCCCCTGTTCTTTGAGCTCGCCGACTTATTATTACAGCGCGCGTCCCTCAGTGATGAGGACCAATCCGTCGATAGCGACCTACTCGCCGCACGGGATGCCATCGAGGCTTATAAAACAGCCGAGCTGCGAGACTATTTCAAGGACGATTGTGTCGAAGCGATCCGGTCCAGACTGACGACGTTCGATCGATTATCGCCGGACACGGCCGTCATCTATCCCATCATGTTCAGTTCCAGGCTGGAACTGCTCATGAGCCTGCCGACTGGTTTGAAACGCATTTCTGTCCCGGTGACTGCCGACCAACTGACTCAAGAAATCCGTGCCTTCCGTCGAGTCGTGGAAAAACGAACCACGCGTGAATATTTGCCTCATGCGCAACAACTCTACAACTGGCTCATCCGTCCGCTCGAAGCAGAGATTTCACCGTTGACCATTACGACGTTGGTCTTCGTGCCGGACAGTGCCCTTCGGACGATCCCATTGGCGGCACTCCATGACGGTTCAACATTTCTGATCAACAAGTTCGCCCTCGCGATGACGCCCGGGCTCACGTTGACCGACCCACGACCACTCAATCGGGACAAGCTCCGATTTCTCACGGCCGGACTCACCAAATCCGTGCAAGGATTCCCACCCCTTCCCTATGTGGTGGACGAGGTCCAATCCATTCAACAACTCTACAAGGGCGACCAACTGATGAACAATGCGTTCCAGACCTCCAGGCTGGAACAAGAATTGCGTGAAGGACGGTATGGAGGCCTACACATCGCCACACACGGTCAGTTCTCGACCGACGTGAACGATTCGTTCCTCCTGACTTTTGATGGAAAATTGACGATGCAGACGCTCGACCAACTGATCGGCTTGTTTCGCTTCCGGCAGGAGCCGCTCGAACTATTGACCTTGAGCGCCTGTCAAACCGGAATCGGCGATGACCGTGCGGCGCTCGGATTGGCCGGTGTCGCGTTGAAAGCCGGTGCCCGGAGCGCGTTGGCGACACTCTGGTTCATCAATGATGAAGCATCCGCGACCTTGATTACTGAGTTTTACCGACAGCTGCGTAATCCGGCTCTCTCAAAAGCCGTGGCCCTCCAACGAGCCCAGATTAAACTCTTGAACGACCGGATCTATGGACATCCGGCTTACTGGTCGCCGTTCCTCTTGATGAATAACTGGCTTTGA
- a CDS encoding DUF928 domain-containing protein, whose product MRYIHSFVGLSLALSVLSVTTFVAAADNLVVAQIGQQENVQLPVYTPPKKLQPRARIGGTLRGTDGAEAEIVALVPDHVGLTVKQTPTLNWFLAKPTPHPLKFTINDDRKVRPIYEGPLPTPAAAGVQSIDLKSLGLALEPNVQYRWFVSASPNPESPSRDIVAGGMIERCEFSECLTITSVNVTCDRESVRTNALIGFWYDAMGCVCSLIEKEPTDSSLRRLRAALLRQVGLNGVADWDLSSIQTKAR is encoded by the coding sequence ATGCGTTACATCCATTCTTTCGTTGGACTCTCCCTCGCCCTCAGTGTTCTGAGCGTGACCACGTTTGTGGCTGCCGCAGACAACCTAGTCGTGGCCCAAATTGGGCAGCAAGAGAATGTCCAGCTGCCGGTTTACACACCACCCAAGAAACTTCAGCCTCGCGCGAGGATCGGCGGCACCTTACGTGGAACCGACGGCGCCGAAGCTGAAATCGTCGCGCTGGTGCCAGACCATGTCGGCCTCACGGTCAAGCAAACACCGACGCTGAATTGGTTTCTCGCGAAACCGACCCCTCATCCATTGAAATTCACCATCAATGACGACCGAAAAGTACGCCCCATCTATGAAGGTCCTCTCCCAACGCCAGCGGCAGCAGGTGTTCAATCCATTGATCTGAAGAGTTTGGGCTTGGCCCTGGAGCCCAACGTCCAATATCGCTGGTTTGTGTCGGCCAGTCCCAATCCGGAGTCTCCCTCCAGGGATATCGTTGCCGGGGGCATGATCGAGCGATGTGAGTTCAGTGAATGTCTCACCATCACCTCGGTCAATGTGACGTGCGACCGAGAGAGTGTCCGCACGAACGCACTGATCGGGTTCTGGTACGATGCGATGGGATGCGTCTGCTCATTGATCGAGAAGGAGCCGACAGACTCCTCACTTCGGAGGCTGCGCGCGGCACTCCTGAGGCAAGTTGGCCTCAACGGAGTCGCCGACTGGGACCTCAGCTCCATTCAGACGAAGGCGAGATAA